From the genome of Anopheles gambiae chromosome X unlocalized genomic scaffold, idAnoGambNW_F1_1 X_unloc_7, whole genome shotgun sequence, one region includes:
- the LOC133394888 gene encoding J domain-containing protein DDB_G0295729-like yields MSGLGGDAHPQGSSGRVLRPRARSVSLNRVDALKVSDSTPVEPPPTAGIVYLSDDEEEELNCTILAGPSGLAVPPMGKVPLVVLDKLPSQSQQREEMTVPATSTPKAGKCSSAEPSLSEMNESLKLLAMQVAQLSKELSLCRKELQESLMKNAALERELETYRMGARSVIELQQQAAAAPMMTAQGAHSSRNRRGRQGPQQQEQRQQQQQHQQREQQQQQQQQQQQQQQQQQQQQRNQQREWQQQQQQQQHQQREQQQQQRVQQQNQQHQRQQQQQQQQRQQQQQQEQQELWTTVVRRRQNTQQQQQSNQPQQQQQQTGRYQPPQMRQQLQQQQQQRQPQRYVVAGSSQQQQQQHQQQQQKRKRPKPELIEISPGQNETFESVSLKIRKAVDDNGTHKELKDFIIMGRRTDKALLRLTLARSANATLILQQIRTIIGEAGTCRHVTEMAALVVNDIDPLAKEEELTALLENKIEGGAGIVSTSIRTMPDGTQRARVRLPAKAAKALDGTKLRLGFCISRVKMAPPTPKEHLRCYRCLEHGHNARDCRSPVDRQNVCIRCGQEGHKAGTCMEEIRCGKCDGPHVIGDRTCDRSATQ; encoded by the coding sequence atgtcggggctgggcggtgatgcccatccccaagggagctcgggacgagtacttcgcccgagggctcgatcggtgtccctcaaccgggtcgacgcattaaaagtgtctgactcaacaccggtggagccaccacccaccgcaggcatcgtctacttgagtgatgatgaagaagaagaattgaactgcacgatcctcgcgggcccgtcgggattagcagttccaccaatggggaaggtgccattggtagtgctggacaagttgcccagccagagtcaacagcgcgaggagatgacggtaccggccacctcaacaccaaaggctggtaagtgttcttctgctgaaccatctctctcagagatgaacgagagcttgaagctcctggccatgcaggttgctcagctctcaaaggagcttagcctctgccgtaaggagctccaggaaagtttgatgaaaaatgcggcgcttgaacgggagctcgaaacgtacaggatgggcgcccgttcggtcatcgagctgcagcagcaagcagcagcagccccaatgatgacagcccagggagcccacagctctcgcaaccgtcgcggtcgccaaggaccacagcagcaggagcagcggcagcagcagcaacagcatcagcagcgggaacagcagcagcagcagcagcagcagcagcagcagcagcagcagcaacaacaacagcagcagcggaaccagcagcgtgaatggcagcagcagcagcagcagcagcagcatcaacagcgagaacagcagcagcagcaacgggtgcagcaacagaatcagcagcaccaacgtcagcagcagcagcagcagcagcagcggcaacagcaacagcagcaggagcagcaagaattatggacgacggtagtgcgccgccgtcaaaatacacagcagcagcagcagtctaaccaaccgcagcaacaacaacagcagactgggcggtatcagccgccgcaaatgaggcagcagctacagcagcaacagcagcaacgacagccacagcgatatgtggtcgcaggctcgtcgcaacagcagcagcagcagcatcaacagcagcagcagaagcgtaagcgtcctaagcccgaactgatagagatctctcctggtcagaacgagactttcgagagcgtctccttgaaaatccgtaaagccgttgacgataatggcacacataaggagttaaaggatttcatcatcatgggccggcgcacagataaggcgttgctacgactgacgcttgctagatccgcaaacgcgaccttaattctccagcagatccgaacgatcatcggcgaggctggaacttgtcgacacgtgacggaaatggcggccttggtagtaaacgacatcgaccccctagccaaggaggaagagcttacagctctccttgaaaacaagatcgagggtggggcaggcatcgtctcaacgagcattaggacaatgccggatggcacccagcgggcacgcgtccgtctgccagccaaggccgccaaagcgctggatggtacgaagcttcgcttgggcttctgcatttccagagtgaagatggctcctccaacacccaaagagcatcttcgctgctaccgatgccttgagcacggccacaacgcccgcgattgtcggtcacctgtagaccgacaaaatgtttgcatccgttgcggacaggaaggtcacaaggctggtacatgcatggaagaaatacgctgcggcaaatgcgatggcccccatgttatcggggaccggacatgcgatcggtcggccacccaatga